A window of Centroberyx gerrardi isolate f3 chromosome 19, fCenGer3.hap1.cur.20231027, whole genome shotgun sequence genomic DNA:
GCCTAATTATGCCACGAGGGAGAGATCTGACACAGGAGTGTAGGCCTATTAAAATCTAAAATTTCACTGGCTCCCTGTCACATTGTAGAGTTCCTATCCACCACAACCGGTGCAAAATCCCTAACCGTGGTTCTGTTCTGACCCGTTACCAGATGGACCGTACTCAAATGGAACCATAAGTTTGCATGTATACACTGTAAGGCTTTTACACTCATCTGATTGGCAATACAACTTTAATTAAGCAACAGTGATAATGTAATACATGTGGGCTCATATTATGTATGTGCTGTCATTATATCACATTAccacaaatgaaaatgttccCTCCCTACAGCTCATATTTTGTGTCAGTTCCCCTGTATTCTACACATGATACAACATAGGGGACTTCTTCCTGCAGGGTGACACACCCTCTGCAGCCCGGACACACTCAGGCTTGAGTCCTATCCAAAAATACCCAGCAATGGCGAGGTCATTTCGTCTATTCTTGGATTGACATTTCTGTCCATTCTCACATTCATTATTTACTTAGTGACCTGTCTAGTGATTGCCTGCTGGACATTATTCCCAACACGTGCCGGAGCCCTAATTTGGACAAATGAATTCAAGACTTGCATTACTCGACTCACGTCACAGCTTCATCTTGTCCCTCTCAGGGTTACGACAAGAACAAACCAATCCCCGTTATTTGTCTTAAAAGGCCAAAAAACAACCACGCAAATAATTAAATATATACAACCAGAGGTTTCCCGTTTCCCTCCAGAGCCCAAAGGAGATTGAGTGTTGCGTTTCCAAATGGGCGAATGTGATACGGTATGTGCGCAGAGTAATGACAATACTACCGCTCGTGTGGCATGAAATATTAACAGAGGAACAAGTTCGGTTGTGGCTGTAAACTGCAGTGAGCAGGCATGCAGTGTCTGTCTTTCATCCAATACATCAGCTAGGTTTGAAAATACAGAAGATTTAATGTTGAGACGCGCGCGCCACCCTATCAACAAACGCGAGCTTCGCCAGTATTCATCATTAATACAGCAATTTCAAACGTTGGTTGAAAAATTCATACTATTGGCTAAATAGTATGAGTGACACAGTTCCACAAAAATCCACTCTGCAAGCCAAGTTGTCAGTCGTATGGGCCTACTTATTAAGAGACTATTATGCACAAAATTGTGATTTTGCGCAAAGTTGCGCCTTTACGCGCGGCCCTGATGCCCACCAGATAGACCGCATTCAGGTCCAATACTGTGCACGGTCACTTCAATTTTTGATGGGCTATTTGTAATTAATCAGGAACTTGACAGCTGATCTACACCAAAATATCAGATATCTTTCCGAGGGAAAGCATATGACAATTAAATAATGGTAAACAGACAACCTTTAGGTCTATAATAGTTGCCAATTAGTCGCAAATACGCGTATACGCTTTTTGAAAGCGCAACATGAGCCTAAAAACTTCTGAGGGCTGGAGTCACTGAAACCGTCCTGCAGTCAGACCGTAGCTAAGTTTCATGAGATGGCTCTTGCAAGAGTATATCGAAACGTGGCATAAACGAATAGCTATAATATAGTTTATACGGAGGAGAAACTCATAAGAAACCAGAAAGACGCATATAACTCACCGTATACCGTCTACAGGACAAGGGAAGTGTACAAATGTGCCCAAATTTGAGTTTCTGCCCTCTTCTCCGCCTTTCTACGCTGCTTTGAGACCAGAGAACTTGCCAAACTAGTAGGACTGCAGAATCTCTTCCGtgatttcgtttttttttttttttttttcttaaaactttTCCCCCTGACAAGTCAAAGGGCGTGTACCTggaagagtgagagggagaattGGGAGTGTGGAAGAGCACAGCCATAACTTTTAGGAAAGGGCGTAAAACTGTATCAAATACTTtatacttgttttttgttggaaTTATCTTTGGCTTATGGTCCAAGTGGTTCACGTCATGTGTGATTTGTACAGTTTCACGCCAACTATCCAGACTTGTGGCTTGGAGCAGATTCATCGGCAGGGAAGAGGGGACAGGGCGGGAGAGATTACTTTATCTGCTCAAGGCTCCACCAGTTCTTAAACTATTTCACTTATTGGAATACACAGATGAATTCTGGGTGGAActctgaaatggaaaatgtagtCTTCACAACTTTCAGATGCCACAAAAATTCTAAATACTCTTCCATTTTACACCAAGTaagacatgaacaaagtaatcATTTTCAACTTCAGAACAGTTAAAAGTGAAGTTTGGCTGTGACCTACTGTCAGTCATTTGACAATGATGCTTTTGACTGAGTGAGAGTGAAATTTTTTTTAGTGCAATGAAAAAATAAGCAATgaagccagtgtgtgtgagtcaaaAGTGGTGCGTAGGTGGTGAATGAGCTTTGTCGGACTTTAGATTGGACCTTCAACTCTTCACACAAGTTTGAAATTCCTCCAAAGATGAAATGTCACTAGTGGTGCTGGGTGGATAAGTGAGATAAAAAGCCTCCACATTTAGATTACCTGGGAAGGCTCTTGGGATCAGCAGCATAAGggacttgagtgtgtgtgagtcacacacacctAGACCCTTGACTATACTAGGTAGTACCATGCCAGTTTGTGTCTCACTTTGTTGCCGTTGACTCATTTGTCCGTGGTCACACCCACAGTGGCACCTTACTGTGTTTAATTTGGATACAAAGTCCACATTTTCTTACCTGCACAACAAAttgtgcaccccccccccccccctcacaaaAATTAAGTATAGGCTATAAAACAGCTGGTGAACAAGCCAGCGCACATAACTCTGTCTAGACATCTGAATTGGGATGAAGTGACCATAATACTGAGAATACATTTACCAAATGAACGAGCACAATGTAATTAAACTAAGTGTCAACCCCTGCAAAAACAATAAGTTCTGTCAAACACAATGGGATGTATTTGTATCCCCATTACATATACTCCTCAGGCCTCACTGACAGACAGTGAGCACCAGGCTATACCTTTGCATTACTGCAGCTTAACGCCTGGACAGGCAGCTTTGTATAGGCATTATGAAGCCCTATGGAACAAGATATGGTCTGGATGGTGTAGTTGTGGGAGCAGTAATGCATATAGGATTACAAGTCAATTGTGCCAGTAAACCACAGCTATAATACACTCCCGCTCAAATGTGGGTAGCTGGACGTCATATAATGTAGTCAATGAACGACAGGACACAAAGGGTTCAAGACAATGGAGCCTTTAATTCCAAGTTCGCTGCATTCAACAAATAGTTAACTAAAGAGTTACACATGTGGCACTGACagataaaagaaataaaatgccCGCGAGGTTACAGTTGGACAGCTCAATTCAGTGGGATGGTATTGCGCAATCTGCAAAAAGCCACAACTGACAGCGGAGGCAGAGCTCTACTGACTGAAACCCCCCTGCTTGCCCGCCAGTTTTCCAATCAGCTGCCAGAACTCAAGGAAAGTCAGCTCCCCGTCGTTGTTTTCATCCAGTGAGCCCATGAGCTGGTCGATCGCTGCGGGGTCGCTGGTGTTCTGCGGGCAATCACAGAGAAGAGGCCTTGATATGTACAAGCCCAACCTGGTGTCCAACACACACTGCGTTGCAAGACTGGACTGCCCTGCCATCTAATGGCTGAGTATAGTACTAAATACAACTGAGATACATATTGGTTTACAGCCCCACAGAATAATAAGTTCACACTTAATTAAGTTCTTGAAAAGCTGAGTTTAGATGGATAAAGATGGATAACAGTGCTGGTAGAACTGCCACATACAATAAAGGCCCCACAGTAACCATATAGAGTGTGAATCCACCGCAAGGATTATGTCTGAATCACACTGCAGTCATATCTTATGTAAACCACTGTAGTAAGATATCTGAAGATGCTCAAGATAAGACCCAGGACTGATGAGAAAGGGATAGAAATCAGCTGTAGAAGAGGATAAAATCAAGTTGCGGGATTTACCTTGACAAAGTTAGGCAGCTGAGAGATCACCAGGCTGCGGAATTCCTCTTTGCTCAGGGTGCTGGAGGATCCATCCTTCCCAGCGTACGTCTTGAACTGAGAGACAAGGGTGTTGATGGCATCTTCCATTGTGGCTTGTGTTGAGTGTAGAGATGCTACCTggaaaatgaggagagaaaCGAACAGCTAAAGACAGCAACATGCATCTTCCACACAAACGATTAGAAGTGAATCGTAGAATGTGCAGTGTATAATAACAGAGCGCGGAGGCCGGCGTCTCACCTGTTGTGTTTGGTGCCGTTGCAGCAGGTACCAAGAGCCTTGTCCCTCCACTCTGCAGCTCACCTCTCATTATatcccctccatctccattcATGGATGCAGACATCAGCGGAAAACACTCAGACTACCCTCTTCTCCCCCATCCAGCAGAGTATGCTTATCTCAGCCTGATTTCCACCACTCTGGGGATACACATCACATACAGGTACACAtatgccaccacacacacacacacacacacacacacacacacacacacacacactgccatttTGTCCTACAAAGAGCAACTTTGTATTGATGACAGGACAAAACCCATTTCAGTTACTTTGTTTGCAGAGCAAGGGATTTGCAGATAGCATCTTGGTCAGGCCACTCTAATCAAGTGACTGAATCAAGCATGACTAAGCAGTAATTAGTTTATACACAACATGTCTCAAATAATAAGCCAttcgaaagaaaaaaaaatactgtctCGTGTATAATTCTGTGAAATTATGTGCGTAAAAATGCAAATCTCTGtgattattgtgattattaCTGTAGCACTGTGAGattcactgtgaatgaaaaATGCAGTACAAATATgatgggcagtgtgtgtgtggaagaacTGAGAACTCTTAGTGAGTTTAAAGCAGTTTAAGGCCTATGGAAGATGAAGCTATTGGAAGTTGCTAATGCTTTAATTAAGTTGTTTTAGGattctgcctcctctctctcatttctctccctgttctcgtttttctcccttttcctgAGATTGTCTGTtacttagatttttttttttaaactactgACCTGTCTGCAACTTAATGCCACGAGGCATCGGCACATGGTAGtaatttcaataaataataataaataataccaAATAATCAAACCCTTTAACCTGCCTTGACCAGTTGTCCCTTGTAAAAGACATCTTACATCTCAAGGGGACCTACCAGgcaaaataaaggttaaataaagtaaagaaaaacatcTCTGCCACCATGTAAGTATACTGAAATGTTTGGGCTATGTCCTTCTGTGGTGACTTGTCTGTAGAATTTAAAGAACGACAGGCTCTCTCTGTGCAGCTTCAAAGTGTCAGACTGGTGCCAGTCATTACTGACATTCCCGCTCATCATCAGCATATCTGGTCAGGCCAGACTGCCACACTGGTTAGTTCACTTGCCAGGAAAGTGCTGTGTGTGGGTTCATATCTGTGAATGTGTCAGCTCCTGCTCAGACTATTTCATCACTACTTAAATATTTTAGTTTGGCATCATGGCTGTGACAATGGATGCCTGTCATGCCAACACTTCTACGTCcctccagagaggagggaggagtcaTACACTACAAGTCATACATGGTGAGTAAGGCTGGGTATCGCATGGTGAGTAAGGCTGGGTATCACCAAAACCACCTCTGATACTTCAGATTTGATAGATTATAAATGATTTGtgtaaaattgtttttttgtcatttgtttttctaaatgGAATCAGACCAGAATAAACATCAGCAGTAGAAAACCTGACATCCCATTGCATGAATCACtcattttgatacttttttgATAAAGATAGCAATGTTCACATCTTTAATGGTGAAAACTTTATTGAACTTAACACTGACTTGCTAAGAGAGGACATGACTGATGACagtaaaaataagaaatactCCAAATTTATCAATACATTTGTCCAAGGATCAATTACATGCACATCTGAGACAGTTCCTAAATGATCAGTAAGCACAGAGCCCTTCTGTTGTcccaggaaaaaaacatacttcTAAAATGTTGATTAAACTCTCGTAAATGTGTTTCATGACAGGATTCATATGTTGAGATTAAGCTCGTTTCCAATCCCTTTGGCCTAAATATAAACCCACAGTTGTTCTTCTGTACATACAGCAGAGAGGACAAAGTTTAACAAAAATCAGTTCAACACTTTATCTGTAAACCCTCTTACATTCATTCTCTGCCCTAAAAATAGCAGTAAAATTGCAAGTAGTGTAAACTAATGTTTTAAGCTTGCAGAAGCAAATCAATTAAacttttcaaacacattttgtcCAATTTAACATATTCTAATAACAAAGGCACATAAGCAGTAGCTGGCAAAAAAGcttttgaaaaccaaaataactaataacttcaacattttcacattcaatGTATATGGTCTGGGACATGTACACAGTTTGCGGTTCTTcttattaaaaataaagaaaaaaaagttgcagTGCAGTAAcaggacaaaaaaaacctttaaatgcTTCAAATCAGTCTTTTTTCAATCACTGAAATATATCAACCAACAATCAAAATCTGATGTTTTCAACTTCACATCCACCTAAAGGGGGAAAAGCTTCATGTTCAAATATGATGAGAATTATGaagactgaaaacaaaaaacaaagacttTGCCTCTATGGAGTGCCGACCATTGGAAAGCAATATGGCCATACTGTTATAGTCTTTgtgcttttcttcttttatctTTAGCCTGGCTCATTCAACTcgaaaacttgaaaaaaaaaaatgcagcagctTCCCCAATTTTCCCCCTGGGATTAATTATTTACCTCTCTAGAACCAAATTACAAAAAACTTGCATGTCAATCTATATGACACTGTGATGGGCCGGGTTACCCAGAGCGTTTAGTAGCTTATGGAATCAACCTGTTTAGACAGTGAGAggacaatgaaaaacaatatgGTTTGGTAGTCAATCTCATTTAGGTGTTTACACAAAATCCATTAAATGAAGCACTATTTGGTTCAAGAGAGAGATTGCTGTAGCTCACTAAACTCTCTACGTAATGCTCTGAATGTTCTGGGATACCCAGTAATGTATATCACGTGTTGGAGGTCCCCATGGCTACATTACAAAACAATATTACCAAGAACTAGTGGTCTAGAAAAACAAACTTGTAGTGAGAAGTGAGAAATAATTCTGCTaggtaaatgtaaatgtgtgcgACAAAGTGCCAAAGTGGTTTAGCAGTCGTCAATTCAACTATGGCTATCAGTTTGTCCTATTGCTTTTTTGAGCAGCATCGACCTGAACGTGTCAAACTAGTTCCTGGTTGTTCCGCACATTTTCTGTCAACTGACAGTTGGAGTCATAAGGTTGAAACGCCAGTCAAAACTAGAAACCAAACGCTGAGGGCTCTCAAACAGCACTCAGTGTGTTTGCCCTAATCTAATAAAGAGCTACTGACACAGAACTGGTTTGACCTGATCTGAGTCTTATCACTGACAGATCTGGGATCAGATCCTTCTGGATTTCAGAGTTACACCACACCTGGGGCAAACGGTATCTGCAAataatcttagcatttgttttaacctgcttggaggaGCAGAGGGTTGTTATTAAAGTATTTAAAAGTCAATTAAATATGCAATATCTGTATTTGGCAATCTACCTGATACTATGTGAATGATGCAGTAAACTCCACTGCACTATACTGCAGTACTCCAAGAGGaataaaacataattatttgcaaatactatttgagtGGGGTCTTGTTTACTCCATTTtaccctttttttctctctttgtgatCTGAACATTATTAGAGTTTGAATTTATATTATGAACTGCAACATGCAATAGGTGCTGAGaaaatactatactatatagcAAAGGCAAATCCACACAACACGTTACTGTAGGACTTTGCATTGGGAGACATGACCTGACAGAGGTAGGTAACAACAACTAAGTCCCAAATGACGAGTACAACTCTAGCTTATAATTAAAGACTTGGAGGGACACGTTTACGAGAGGCACAACCACTCTGTACCAGAAGCGTTTTCTACTACAATTACAGCTCTTTAGAGGAGAGGGTAGGCAAGAAATGTCCTATGAAACCACCACTTGTGCTGTATCTTGGGGTTTTTATTTTGctcctttcccctctttgtctctgctTAGGCGGTGGCGGCAAACTTCCACAGGGCTTCTCGCTCaaactcctccatctcctcctccagcgcGTCGTCGTCCTCCTGCCCCTCGTCCTCCAAAACATCCGCCATGTCCTCCAGGATGTCCGCCACGTCCTCCGCAAAGTCGCTGAAGAGAACCCTGTCGTGGACAAACACGCCGTCTTCAAAGAACCCCGCGGTCAGCTTCCTGATCTCGTCCTTGCTCCCAGACGCAGATCCTTCAAGCTTGCTCAGGTAgccctccagcagctcctcaaaTTCGGACAGCTCCACTGGGTAGAGCCCCTCCTTGCCGGCACAGTCCTCCACACTGCCGCAGCCCACCTTGGGGCGGACGTTGCGTCTAAGCTTCTCCTCCTGATGTCTCCAGAAGTCGTTGTGGTTGTCCTGGTggggctggtggtggtggtgctggtgctgaTGGTGGTGGTTGTGGGAGTTCTTGGTGGGCCGGCTGTGCCATggtttctccttcctcctctcctctctgtccatccGGCGCTcgtccttcttcctctcccactcGTCCTGGTGTTTCCTCCACGCCTCTTTGTGAGAGTTCTGCTTGTGTGACTTCcagtccttctctctcctctcctctttgtccctccatcctccatctttgCTGTGCTTCCAGTCTTTCTCGCCTCTCcactccttcttctcctctttcttccagtGGTCCCGTCCGTTATCTTTGCCTCTGTTCCCGGTCCACTTGGACTCCCACGGCTTCTTCTTCCCCATCCTCTCAACCTGCTCAGAAAGCCTCTTCTGGATCTCCTGCAGGCTATCCCTAACACCCTTCCTGCTGCCTCcgtctctcttcatcccttccagcctcttcctgctctcctccaaAAGAACTTTCTGCCTCTGGAGTTCTTCCTTCAGCTTGCCTCCCTCTTTGGTGTCCTTCTTCCCCGCACGCCCAGCTGCGTTCTGGCTGCTCTCCCCAGGTTTGCCACCAGGGCGAGGGGCCGAGGTCGAAGTAGGCGTGGGCACATCCTGATTAGCTGCGGAGGAAGCATCACATCAACCTTGTAAAGGCTTTGATAGTAAATTATACAAGAAAAGTCGGAAGGTTATCGCTCTGAGGAATCACTGATTTGTATAACACAGTACCCttatattcacattttcatttcaatattaAATGAAAGCAATATGGAGGGGCGCAGACCTTAGTCGATAATAAATGAATCCATTCACTCCACTTGCCACATCATACCTGTGAGCTGGGTGAGTTCAGTCACCCTCGCCCTCAGAGTCTGTAGCTCTTCCCTCAGGCCAGGCAGAGATGACAACTCCTCTTTCATCTTcgcattttctttttccacgTCTGCTTTACCCTTTTCATCACCCTTTGCTGCCGCTGCCTTCAGTGCCGAGTCTAGTTCTTCTTTCTGtgactgagaaaaaaagaaaaaagtggaCAAATTGCTTTACAGATAGGTAAGTGCACATATCAGACAGTAACTAACACGGTTTACTGAAAATGTGCTGTCTTTGTCATTGTAGAGACTAATAAAACCATGAAGATAGGGTGAAACAATTCCTAAGAACAGTATGATTTGCAGACTGACCTGTAGTTCTGCTTCTAGTTGAGAGATTTGTTGGTTTTCCTGTGTCAGTTTATCCAATAGCTCTTTAATATCCTGTGGATCACCACTAAGCCAGTCCTGTTCAGTGGATTCAAAATCATTGGCAAATGAATAATAGAAAAATGCTAATGCTCTATCATTTTAAATAATCATATCTTTAGGCATTTAATCTTTAAACTTTCAGGGGGAAAGCATTTCTTTACATACTGTGTAGACACATAGTGTGCAGCATGTAAcactgaaagaaagaagagatgatGTCTGAGATTGTGACAGACCTGGTTTTGCTCTCCGTCACTCAGTTCAGAGGAGTCGAAGTCATCTGTCAGATAAGAAAACAACAGCACATCTTTCATATACGTCTTACAACAGACACTTTTATTACCACACGCCTGCCAAGCCTTCTTACAACAGCAAAGGATGCTTTTGTTGTGAAATACATCACTTGTTATTTTATGAGCTCTGGCCTTCCTATGTGTGCACTATGGAGAAATTATTTGGCTAGACAGAGTTTATATTCATTCCAGAAATATGTTAAGTATAATACTGCTTGCCAAACCATTTCCCTGTTACGGGTTATTATATCCTCAACTTGGGCACCCTAAATGTCCTATTCGTCCTGCCAAACAATCATAAAGAGCATTAAACTACGAACCAGAAAGCATGTTATATGCCGGCCTTTTTCTGCTGCCAGTGCATGAAGAGTCAGACCAGATTAGTGCTTGGCCAAGCTATTGAGGGTTAGCCAGCCAGCGCAGAAGCTCAAGTTGCTATCTAATCTTTAGCACTGGACCTACCATTATCCAGGCCAGAGAAGACACCTGTTGACATAGTACAGCTCAGTCAACAAACCTGAAAGCATACTTCTACAACTGAGAACTGCGAAGGTGCTTATATAATTCACAACTATCTACCatttagtgctgaaacgattagtcgattaatcgattagtagATTATTAGTAGATagataattttgataatcaattaatcattttagtaatttatcaagtaaaaataccaaacatttgctggttacagcttcatgctaagatttgcttgctattctccatttcatatcattattaaatgaatactttttttggctgctgatCACCAAGTaaacaattttaagaatcactttgggatctggtaacttgtgatgggcatttgtcattatttttgtcattttacaggctaaatgattaatcgattaattgaaaaaataatcaatagattaatcgGTAATGAacataatcattagttgcagccctagtacCATTATAGAATAAGGAAATGTACAGTAGATTGTTATAATTGCTTGACAATATTTTGTACCACAAAGTGACCTACAGCTGTCAGCCAAATGATTTTGAGCTTTTGAGGTGAGTGTGCACTGATTTGGTGTTTTCTAAAAGATGATATGCAGTAGGCACATGCAAaatatatttctatgaaaatctTTGACATGCACATCTAAAAAATATGGAATAACAtctaatataataaataataaccaATATAATAGGCTGATGAAGGCCTTTGATGGCCGAGACATCATAGTTTTAATCTTACTGAACgagaaaaaatgtattgcattaCAGTGAGCATGAAAACCAGAAGTAGAATTTGAGGAAGATTCAGTTAGTAGCGAGCAGAACTCACCTGAAAGGAAGAGGGAACCTAAGCAGAGTAGGACCAGAGCACCCACAATGCACTTGTTCAAAGAGAACCCACGtttttcctccttcttctctgccAGCCTGAactccacttcctcttcctcatcttcctcatctgaTGTTCTTGGTCTTGGTGCCTCGAAGGACGACacgttcctcctcctcagtccATCATCATCGCTGCTTGTGCCGCCAAAGTCAAAACTACTGGATGGCTCTAAGGGAGCTAGAAATATGAGAAGAGAAAATTAAAtcctgaaaattaaaaaaaatagcaggATAGCAAAGTGTAATCCAGTGTAATAATGCATTTGTATAAAAGGAATGATAATTCTGAGGCTAAACTTAAGCCAAATGTGTCCAGCTGTGGCCTTAGATCCACCAAAACAAATCATCTTGAGTTATTTTGCTACAAAACTGCCAGAACCGGACCTTTTCATATCGATCAAAAGAAGTTTCCGATATGCATAGTCAACAAATCATCTACTGGCAGACTGCCCAACATAAAATACCAAAACCTTAGTgaatacagaaacagaaaaaaaacaactcttgTAAAATGATGAAACAGTATGTAAAAAATGCTTGGCAAAAAGTGAGCGCAGCTCGCGGAAATGGACGGCATTTTCTCTCTAAATTACAACAGTAGTAATTTCATGCATGGGAAAATGAGAACATTTTCTCAACGGGGTGTATGGCTCCTCATCATACAAATGAATCATATTCCAGTCCCCAGCATGCTGCAGATAAGAAACATGTTAACCAATTCTTCCACAAGAGGATTCTCTCATTTTCTGATTCTCTCAACCTACGCTAATTACAAAAGGGTCAGTAAAACACTTCAGGCAGGGAGCTGCTGTCCATTCCCAAGTCTAACTGAAAGACCAGGGGTGATCAGGCGTTTGCCAGACGAGCCTCAGGAATTGTTATAatttataactttttttttctattgtatTTGCCTGTTGTATTGGTCTATAACACTCCTGTCTAGCATTTATATGCTAGATAGGAGGGTTggctttatttattgttattttatagtCTTCAAggagttttttttaagtaatatacaattgaattgaactgaattgaattgaagaagAATAGGAAGAAgatgtttaaaggaatagttcacccaaaaattaaaattctgtcatcatctactcaccctcatgccagttgaaacacaggtgaagtttgtccatataacacacagggaggttgccagcacaactccatagcagccttctccaaaacaactgaagtcagtggggaccagttcttcagagttccaaaaagacctatatttacaccataatttagtgcaaatcttaactacagctgattgatttgcaacaaataatggtgtataggtctttctattcacagtgtgattgtttggctgtttttgttttggaactctaaagaacaggtccccattgacttcagttgttttggagaaggctgctatgaagctgtgctggcaacctccctgtgtgttatatggactaacaaatttcacctgtgtttcatttggcaggagggtgagtagatgatgacagaattttcatttttgggtgaactattcctttaaaatgacCCAAATCAGTGTGCCTGGACTATCAGGTCATCTATTAGAAAATGCCTCCTCTGAATCTGCCTCTCCAAAAGAAGGATCTCTCTTTATAGTAGTTCCACTTCCTGAAATATCATGCATGCATCATCCTAAATATTCCCGTTGAATAATCCCATAccttcttcattctctttctcaggcagcagctctgtctcctcctcctcctccacagatGGCTCCTCCGCTGCCTCGGCTGAACCAACAGTGTCTGGCAGAGGACTGTCATGGATGGAGCTTTCTGGCGCTGGGCTCTCTGGGACCGGGCTTGGAGGTTCGGGACTCTCCTGGGAGGGGCCGATATCGGCTTCAACATGAGAG
This region includes:
- the pbxip1a gene encoding pre-B-cell leukemia transcription factor-interacting protein 1, translated to MSDNSNSTGSSGSSTNSWTLLSPEEAAVENVGPVDDGTESLGDVPSLSEEVAGAAAEIKPSEIPIETILSEEGHQVCQETSPEASEGPVPSSPTRSSPLPPNPFDLPDPDAESQPPVIHDIVTSSPSDNEYLGATPFVTNLDLGAPLDIPVPELPLAELEPESSPAPPIPELPVSAEPELDSPADIGPLPESPAVESPVLAAEPEVSIATETLTASDPLTASDPPSHVEADIGPSQESPEPPSPVPESPAPESSIHDSPLPDTVGSAEAAEEPSVEEEEETELLPEKENEEAPLEPSSSFDFGGTSSDDDGLRRRNVSSFEAPRPRTSDEEDEEEEVEFRLAEKKEEKRGFSLNKCIVGALVLLCLGSLFLSDDFDSSELSDGEQNQDWLSGDPQDIKELLDKLTQENQQISQLEAELQSQKEELDSALKAAAAKGDEKGKADVEKENAKMKEELSSLPGLREELQTLRARVTELTQLTANQDVPTPTSTSAPRPGGKPGESSQNAAGRAGKKDTKEGGKLKEELQRQKVLLEESRKRLEGMKRDGGSRKGVRDSLQEIQKRLSEQVERMGKKKPWESKWTGNRGKDNGRDHWKKEEKKEWRGEKDWKHSKDGGWRDKEERREKDWKSHKQNSHKEAWRKHQDEWERKKDERRMDREERRKEKPWHSRPTKNSHNHHHQHQHHHHQPHQDNHNDFWRHQEEKLRRNVRPKVGCGSVEDCAGKEGLYPVELSEFEELLEGYLSKLEGSASGSKDEIRKLTAGFFEDGVFVHDRVLFSDFAEDVADILEDMADVLEDEGQEDDDALEEEMEEFEREALWKFAATA
- the s100a11 gene encoding protein S100-A11, which encodes MEDAINTLVSQFKTYAGKDGSSSTLSKEEFRSLVISQLPNFVKNTSDPAAIDQLMGSLDENNDGELTFLEFWQLIGKLAGKQGGFSQ